Proteins encoded by one window of Gammaproteobacteria bacterium:
- a CDS encoding FmdE family protein has product MSHVHVFNRLFPLGFGLIFFSVLLAGTTLAAEPTYRQGENIFIETGVEAPDRTPTWYAPMAAKPYAPVFEMLATRGTQGRYYPYTYTVTLKDMIKFHGHDCEGTIHAANNARVAFDILFPDGIIDRSVLRGISGNSPCWSDAVAFLTGARVQYGNLGFFKDKKYSHAIILYREDTRTAVLATWKKGINNIPGEPVVLPGKINWKTAVDTGEVLKLKKDVKAAGGTPTPYQVDRLRYLQWKHVNDILEHPLKDSYQAKVIENFRWADWIDPAKTMTKTHPRSDTRLKNYPYRPKPISGPE; this is encoded by the coding sequence ATGTCTCACGTTCACGTATTCAACCGGCTGTTCCCGCTCGGGTTCGGCCTGATCTTCTTTTCGGTATTGCTGGCCGGTACCACCCTGGCGGCGGAACCGACCTACCGCCAGGGTGAAAACATCTTCATCGAGACCGGCGTGGAGGCACCCGACCGCACCCCGACCTGGTATGCGCCCATGGCCGCCAAGCCCTATGCCCCGGTGTTCGAGATGCTCGCAACCCGCGGCACGCAGGGCCGCTACTATCCCTACACCTACACCGTCACCCTGAAGGACATGATCAAGTTCCACGGGCATGACTGCGAAGGCACCATCCATGCGGCCAACAACGCCCGCGTCGCATTCGACATCCTGTTCCCGGACGGCATCATCGACCGCAGCGTGCTGCGGGGCATCTCGGGCAACTCGCCCTGCTGGTCGGACGCCGTCGCCTTCCTGACCGGCGCGCGCGTGCAGTACGGCAACCTCGGCTTCTTCAAGGACAAGAAATACAGCCACGCCATCATCCTGTATCGGGAAGACACCCGGACCGCCGTGCTGGCCACCTGGAAAAAGGGCATCAACAACATCCCGGGCGAACCGGTGGTGCTGCCCGGCAAGATCAACTGGAAAACCGCGGTCGATACCGGCGAGGTGCTGAAACTGAAAAAGGACGTGAAGGCGGCGGGCGGTACACCGACGCCCTACCAGGTCGACCGCCTGCGCTACCTGCAGTGGAAGCACGTCAACGACATCCTGGAGCATCCGCTCAAGGACAGCTACCAGGCGAAGGTGATAGAGAACTTCCGCTGGGCGGACTGGATCGACCCGGCCAAAACCATGACCAAGACCCATCCGCGTTCCGACACGCGCCT
- a CDS encoding ferredoxin--NADP reductase, which produces MPYTEQRVTSIRQWSEKTFSFTTTRPEDFHFENGEFVTLGLRPEGKLIARAYSIVSTNDHDHLEFLSIHVPDGPLTSRLARIGEGDGIWVNSKATGSLTLNHVQPGRNLYLLATGTGLAPFMSLIRDPKLCDHHERIVLVHTVRTVPELAYRVEIEALAGDRLYYVPTVTREPFETSRRGADLFRSGELSARLGLPPIDPEQDRVMLCGNPHMNQEMTDFLEQRGWTMTNYKGVGNFTVETAFVLHNE; this is translated from the coding sequence ATGCCGTATACCGAACAACGCGTCACCTCCATCAGGCAATGGTCGGAAAAGACCTTCAGCTTCACCACCACCCGCCCGGAAGACTTCCATTTCGAAAACGGGGAATTCGTCACCCTGGGCCTGAGACCCGAGGGCAAGCTCATCGCGCGCGCCTATTCCATCGTCTCGACCAACGACCATGATCACCTCGAGTTCCTGAGCATCCACGTGCCGGACGGCCCCCTGACCAGCCGCCTGGCCCGCATCGGCGAAGGCGACGGCATCTGGGTCAACAGCAAGGCGACGGGTTCGCTCACCCTGAATCACGTCCAGCCGGGTCGCAATCTCTATCTGCTCGCCACCGGCACCGGGCTGGCGCCGTTCATGAGCCTGATCCGCGACCCGAAGCTGTGCGACCACCACGAACGGATCGTGCTGGTGCACACCGTACGCACCGTTCCCGAACTGGCCTACCGGGTGGAAATCGAGGCGCTTGCCGGCGACCGCCTGTACTACGTGCCTACCGTTACCCGCGAACCCTTCGAAACGTCCCGCCGGGGCGCCGACCTGTTCCGCTCGGGCGAGCTGAGCGCCCGGCTCGGCCTGCCGCCGATCGATCCGGAACAGGACCGCGTCATGCTGTGCGGCAACCCGCACATGAACCAGGAGATGACCGATTTCCTGGAACAGCGCGGCTGGACCATGACCAACTACAAGGGCGTGGGCAACTTCACCGTCGAAACCGCCTTCGTGCTGCACAACGAGTAA
- a CDS encoding methyl-accepting chemotaxis protein, translated as MSLAQMILPAASSRKQLVRTLEKLTERDWDLTVDFDELSLDADLSAALNRFMHRLAKEISQSARTSIAVSSAAPQLAKLASETREDSGALSTAAVNIASAVEEMATTIEQELSRNTHEIAEFSSGVTQAVAEGDRSGGALQEHIVEMDDRVTLLAQEIETLSKQAKRIGEIIGLIDSIAHQTNLLALNAAIEAARAGEHGRGFAVVAGEVRDLAHQTAEATERVQSVVEQIQTGIAATVSGVGEVSERVASGREQAQATRTRLSEASTAMGQLDESIRSIATATEEMGCTAQSVSRDVQQVAEIAQTMTDKAVEVSDTGTRLHDMADELLTAIGVFRFDAHRSAREATEALAAESAVAGMQRTVMESALRQALTRHEFFELLYVTDGRGRQVSDNIAGEGFTAGYGGTGHGQDWSDREWFRHASEDGETYVSAVYRSAATGQFCFTVAAPIRDTGGRIVGVLGADVRLAALI; from the coding sequence ATGAGTCTGGCGCAAATGATTCTGCCTGCGGCGTCGAGCCGCAAACAGTTGGTCAGAACGCTCGAAAAATTGACCGAACGAGATTGGGATCTGACGGTCGATTTCGATGAGTTGTCGCTCGATGCCGATTTGAGTGCGGCGTTGAACCGCTTCATGCACCGTTTGGCGAAAGAGATTTCGCAGTCGGCCCGTACCTCCATTGCCGTGTCGTCCGCCGCACCGCAGCTGGCTAAACTGGCGAGCGAAACGCGCGAGGACAGTGGGGCGTTGTCGACGGCGGCGGTGAATATCGCCAGCGCCGTTGAGGAGATGGCCACGACCATCGAGCAGGAGCTCAGCCGCAATACGCACGAGATCGCCGAGTTTTCCTCCGGGGTCACCCAGGCGGTGGCGGAGGGTGATCGTTCCGGCGGAGCATTGCAGGAACACATCGTCGAGATGGATGACCGCGTGACCCTGCTGGCGCAGGAAATCGAAACCCTGAGTAAGCAGGCGAAACGCATCGGGGAAATTATCGGATTGATCGACAGCATCGCGCATCAAACCAATCTGCTGGCGCTGAATGCGGCCATTGAGGCCGCGCGGGCCGGCGAGCATGGACGCGGTTTTGCCGTGGTGGCCGGGGAGGTGCGCGACCTGGCGCATCAGACCGCCGAAGCCACGGAGCGCGTGCAGTCGGTGGTGGAGCAGATCCAGACGGGTATTGCCGCCACGGTCAGCGGTGTCGGCGAGGTGAGCGAGCGGGTGGCCAGTGGACGTGAGCAGGCGCAGGCGACCCGCACCCGGCTCAGCGAGGCGAGCACGGCAATGGGACAGCTGGACGAGAGCATTCGCAGCATTGCGACCGCCACCGAGGAGATGGGCTGTACGGCGCAGAGCGTGAGCCGCGACGTGCAGCAGGTGGCGGAGATTGCGCAGACCATGACCGACAAGGCGGTGGAGGTGAGCGATACCGGCACGCGCCTGCACGACATGGCCGACGAACTGCTGACGGCGATCGGCGTGTTTCGTTTCGATGCACACCGCAGCGCGCGCGAGGCCACGGAGGCGCTGGCCGCCGAATCGGCTGTGGCGGGCATGCAGCGCACGGTGATGGAATCGGCCCTGCGCCAGGCGCTCACGCGGCACGAATTTTTCGAACTGCTGTACGTGACCGACGGACGCGGTCGGCAGGTCAGCGACAACATCGCCGGTGAGGGATTCACCGCCGGTTACGGCGGCACCGGGCACGGACAGGACTGGTCCGATCGCGAGTGGTTCAGGCACGCCAGCGAGGACGGCGAGACCTACGTGAGCGCGGTCTACCGATCCGCCGCGACCGGCCAGTTCTGCTTCACGGTGGCCGCTCCGATTCGTGACACCGGCGGGCGGATCGTGGGCGTGCTGGGCGCGGACGTCAGGCTGGCCGCGCTGATCTGA
- a CDS encoding DsrE family protein: MNPRQTTLKLCALLFCWLLSSTAHAAMLKDTEALQGLKQAKAVFMIDVNNPGRVAHVLRVIGKTDKGLREQGVKPHIIVVIIGPAVAFLTRDRRGISYMDERAVSQVQGEIHKFATMGIRTEACGVAMKGMDVAPKDLIPDVHAVGNGFISAIGYQAHGYELVPVY, encoded by the coding sequence ATGAACCCCAGACAAACCACACTCAAGCTCTGTGCACTGTTGTTTTGCTGGCTGCTGAGCTCAACCGCACATGCCGCCATGCTCAAGGACACCGAGGCCCTGCAAGGTCTCAAGCAGGCCAAGGCGGTGTTCATGATCGACGTCAACAACCCGGGCCGCGTGGCGCACGTACTCAGGGTCATCGGAAAAACCGACAAAGGTCTGCGCGAACAGGGCGTCAAGCCGCACATCATCGTAGTGATCATCGGGCCCGCCGTGGCCTTTCTGACCAGGGACCGGCGCGGGATCAGTTACATGGACGAGCGCGCCGTTTCACAGGTGCAGGGGGAGATTCACAAATTCGCCACCATGGGTATCCGCACCGAGGCCTGCGGCGTGGCGATGAAGGGCATGGACGTGGCGCCCAAGGACCTGATCCCGGACGTCCACGCGGTCGGCAACGGTTTTATTTCGGCCATCGGCTACCAGGCGCACGGCTACGAGCTGGTGCCGGTGTACTGA
- a CDS encoding DsrE family protein gives MADEQAPDLVIIVITGPENPKRLPSAFFLSATAAASEQNVILYFTGPATELLKKGVAENLYPLEGGKSVAEFMQLALDNGVTVIGCQQSLDLNGMTKDDLSMELPLLTPSQALPSLGAAGKVLTW, from the coding sequence ATGGCTGATGAACAAGCTCCGGATCTGGTGATCATCGTCATTACCGGTCCCGAAAACCCCAAGCGGCTGCCGTCGGCGTTTTTCCTTTCCGCCACGGCGGCGGCGAGCGAGCAGAACGTGATTTTGTATTTCACCGGTCCCGCAACCGAACTGCTCAAGAAAGGCGTGGCGGAGAACCTCTATCCGCTGGAAGGTGGCAAGAGCGTGGCCGAGTTCATGCAGCTGGCGCTGGATAACGGGGTGACCGTTATCGGTTGTCAGCAGTCGCTGGACCTGAACGGCATGACCAAGGACGACCTGTCCATGGAACTGCCGCTGCTCACGCCCAGCCAGGCGCTACCTTCGCTGGGGGCGGCCGGCAAGGTGCTGACCTGGTGA
- a CDS encoding GGDEF domain-containing protein: protein MHNKPELNPYTLGYRDPDTERAYRIQYARWLRTQSRVAIIVGLIIYVIYGLIDLHLPDRNLPLIWILRGTAMAIAVATYAYTYTPTFNRINQIPMALAGIAAAGGLIAIQQTMSFESSIHYFPGLILAIFWTYMFLGIRFINALVACLIIQLAYNLSLLLHHQPPLSIYLEDNFHLFAANLIGAASSYILEHQRRELFHKQRQLDRERRMHEQLSLQDNLTGLHNRRHLERALEEMLLSTHPPGMLSAGLFIDIDNFKPINDRHGHDTGDRVLQAISGRIAHTVRDTDLVARLGGDEFFVVLKSVPDREQAIGITRKLLTSLHERLMVETASGRTISLHVAASVGIVFFPFPTATPAEILRRADMAMYRVKNEGRNNWRVFDADLDDTSPGLRTRTVES, encoded by the coding sequence ATGCACAACAAACCCGAACTCAATCCCTATACGTTGGGTTACCGGGACCCGGACACGGAGCGCGCCTATCGCATCCAGTACGCCCGGTGGCTGCGCACCCAATCGCGGGTGGCGATCATCGTCGGGCTGATCATCTATGTCATCTACGGCCTGATCGACCTGCACCTGCCCGACCGCAACCTGCCGTTGATCTGGATATTGCGCGGCACCGCCATGGCCATCGCCGTGGCCACGTATGCCTACACCTACACGCCGACCTTCAACCGCATCAATCAGATACCCATGGCCCTGGCCGGCATCGCAGCCGCCGGCGGACTGATCGCCATCCAGCAGACCATGAGTTTCGAGTCCAGCATCCATTACTTCCCGGGCCTGATCCTGGCGATCTTCTGGACCTATATGTTCCTGGGCATACGTTTCATCAACGCCCTGGTGGCCTGCCTGATCATCCAGCTCGCCTACAACCTGTCACTGCTGCTGCACCACCAACCGCCGTTGTCGATTTACCTCGAAGACAACTTTCATCTGTTCGCCGCCAACCTGATCGGCGCCGCGTCCAGCTACATCCTCGAACACCAGCGGCGCGAGCTGTTTCACAAACAACGCCAACTCGACCGTGAACGCCGCATGCACGAGCAGCTGTCACTGCAGGACAACCTCACCGGCCTGCACAACCGGCGCCATCTCGAACGCGCCCTGGAGGAGATGCTGCTCTCCACACATCCGCCCGGCATGCTGTCGGCCGGACTGTTCATCGACATCGACAACTTCAAGCCCATCAACGACCGCCACGGACACGACACCGGCGACCGGGTGCTGCAGGCCATCTCCGGGCGCATCGCGCACACGGTGCGCGATACCGACCTCGTCGCCCGCCTCGGTGGGGACGAATTTTTCGTGGTGCTCAAATCCGTACCCGACCGGGAACAGGCCATCGGCATCACGCGCAAGCTCCTGACCAGCCTGCATGAAAGGCTCATGGTCGAAACCGCCAGCGGCAGAACGATATCCCTGCACGTCGCGGCGAGCGTCGGCATCGTCTTCTTCCCGTTCCCCACCGCAACGCCGGCCGAAATCCTGCGCCGCGCGGACATGGCCATGTATCGCGTCAAAAACGAAGGCCGCAACAACTGGCGCGTTTTCGACGCCGATCTCGATGACACCAGCCCCGGCCTGCGCACCCGGACCGTCGAGAGCTGA